One region of Streptococcus parasanguinis genomic DNA includes:
- a CDS encoding DUF1292 domain-containing protein, with the protein MAHDHNHDHEERELITLVDEQGTETLFEILLTIDGKEEFGKNYVLLIPANAEEDENGEVEIQAYSFTENEDGTEGDLQPIPEDSDAEWDMIEEVFNSFMEE; encoded by the coding sequence ATGGCACATGATCATAACCACGACCATGAAGAACGTGAATTAATCACATTGGTGGACGAACAAGGAACTGAAACCTTGTTTGAAATTCTTTTGACCATTGATGGCAAAGAAGAATTTGGGAAAAACTATGTCCTTTTGATCCCTGCAAATGCAGAAGAAGATGAAAACGGCGAAGTTGAAATCCAAGCTTATTCATTTACAGAAAACGAAGACGGAACAGAAGGCGACCTTCAACCAATCCCAGAAGACTCAGATGCAGAATGGGATATGATCGAAGAAGTCTTCAACAGCTTTATGGAGGAGTGA